The following coding sequences lie in one Flavobacterium cyclinae genomic window:
- a CDS encoding glycosyltransferase family 4 protein has translation MRILLINNFDEQNRLGGVEHYLHELIQYSRKNNPNLIFKWFGKQKIKTNWFEKIYNKTITQEIIKEINTFQPDVIHCFSIGAPVTPHFMKYAKQKGIPIVYSFRDYYYICPKNYMITDTNEVIKHHESGLTCILHHTPKKNILFDTLLHFKQSYHKKVIKKHIDYFITPSDNLTQFAKTHFKKPGKTLANPILFGQNQNSNSEGNYILFVGRLVPEKGVLTLLKAFENISKQLPNEKLWIVGDGIQKEELENFTKNNNIENVTFLGNKNREELQEIYLNSKFSVVPSEYLEAYGNVILESLSFGKTVITSDLVGIKNEIEENHVGLTYAFQSQKSLEENIIKLLTNPDLKSELEQHIPNYLATKTFENHFSELQKVYENLSRRNS, from the coding sequence ATGCGAATATTACTAATCAATAACTTTGATGAACAAAATCGGCTTGGAGGAGTTGAGCACTATTTGCATGAATTAATTCAATATTCTAGAAAAAATAATCCAAATTTGATTTTTAAATGGTTTGGAAAACAGAAGATAAAAACCAATTGGTTTGAAAAAATTTACAACAAAACAATCACTCAAGAAATTATAAAAGAAATCAATACTTTTCAACCCGATGTTATTCATTGTTTTAGCATTGGTGCTCCAGTTACACCTCACTTCATGAAATATGCCAAGCAAAAAGGCATTCCGATAGTGTATTCATTTAGAGATTATTATTATATCTGTCCAAAAAATTACATGATAACTGATACAAATGAAGTTATTAAACATCATGAGAGTGGATTAACCTGTATTCTACATCACACGCCTAAGAAAAATATTCTTTTTGATACGTTATTGCATTTCAAACAATCGTATCATAAAAAGGTTATAAAAAAGCATATTGATTACTTTATAACTCCATCTGATAATTTAACACAATTTGCTAAAACTCATTTTAAGAAACCTGGAAAAACATTAGCGAATCCCATTTTATTTGGACAAAATCAAAACTCAAATTCAGAAGGAAATTACATTTTATTTGTTGGCCGATTGGTTCCTGAAAAAGGGGTTTTAACCTTATTAAAAGCTTTTGAGAACATATCAAAACAGTTACCAAATGAAAAATTATGGATTGTAGGCGATGGAATTCAGAAAGAAGAACTTGAAAATTTTACTAAAAACAACAACATTGAAAACGTTACTTTTTTAGGAAATAAGAACCGAGAAGAATTACAAGAAATCTATCTAAATTCTAAATTTTCGGTAGTTCCGAGTGAATATTTAGAAGCGTATGGTAATGTAATTTTAGAAAGTTTATCTTTTGGGAAAACTGTAATCACAAGTGATTTGGTTGGAATTAAAAATGAAATTGAAGAAAATCACGTAGGTTTAACGTATGCTTTTCAAAGTCAAAAATCATTAGAAGAAAACATCATAAAACTTCTTACTAATCCTGATTTAAAATCAGAATTAGAACAACATATTCCAAACTATTTAGCAACCAAAACTTTTGAAAATCACTTTTCCGAATTACAAAAAGTGTATGAAAATTTAAGTAGAAGAAATAGCTAG
- a CDS encoding sugar 3,4-ketoisomerase, with the protein MEIKIIKIPKIEDPRGNLSVIEKDVVPFEIKRVYYLYDVPAGAERGGHSHKEQHEFLVALSGSFDVVLNNGKQVQKVTLNKPYEGLLIPNGVWRELKDFSSGAVCLVVASDVFDEDDYIREFEEFLAISST; encoded by the coding sequence ATGGAAATTAAAATAATCAAAATACCTAAAATAGAAGATCCTAGAGGCAATTTATCTGTCATTGAAAAAGACGTTGTTCCTTTTGAAATTAAACGCGTTTATTATTTGTACGATGTTCCAGCTGGAGCTGAAAGAGGCGGACATTCGCATAAAGAACAACACGAATTTTTGGTAGCGCTTTCAGGTAGTTTTGATGTTGTTTTGAACAATGGCAAACAAGTACAAAAAGTAACTTTGAATAAACCTTACGAAGGTTTGTTGATTCCTAATGGAGTTTGGCGTGAATTGAAAGATTTTTCTTCTGGTGCTGTATGTTTAGTCGTGGCTTCTGATGTTTTTGATGAAGACGATTATATTCGCGAATTTGAGGAGTTTCTAGCTATTTCTTCTACTTAA
- a CDS encoding glycosyltransferase translates to MTNHSKNQLKVAIVGYKLAEGGLERVFGTTTKMLHDAGIEVHTLVLENLIEYEHGGELVTFGNYSKFLKYFKLKSYLKNQKFDYIIDFRHRINPKMEWLFLNFIYRNQKFIYTVHSSQNATYLTANNFIAKQMLQKAFKVVTVSNFIKKQLATKYGFDSAIVIPNAFDLKPVSKSETLPFDYCIAVGRLVSLKQFDKLVASYSNSILPQKNIHLVILGVGDEQEQIEKTILENKVSAFVHLLGFKSNVSDYISNAKFLVLSSKYEGFPMTVLEALSIGTPVISFDCESGPNEMIFNNENGILVENQNFTELTHKMNIFVEDEVLYQNCKSNAVSSVAKFKSNVIVNHWLQLLNYGN, encoded by the coding sequence ATGACAAACCATTCAAAAAATCAATTAAAAGTAGCCATTGTGGGTTATAAATTGGCCGAAGGTGGTTTGGAACGCGTTTTTGGCACAACAACCAAAATGCTTCATGATGCGGGAATTGAAGTGCATACTTTGGTTTTGGAAAATTTAATCGAATATGAACACGGGGGGGAATTAGTCACTTTTGGTAATTATTCGAAGTTTCTAAAATATTTTAAATTAAAAAGTTACTTAAAAAATCAAAAGTTTGATTACATAATTGATTTTCGTCATCGCATCAATCCTAAAATGGAATGGTTGTTTCTCAATTTTATTTATCGCAACCAAAAATTCATTTATACCGTTCATAGCAGTCAAAATGCAACGTATTTAACTGCTAACAATTTTATTGCTAAGCAAATGTTGCAAAAAGCTTTTAAAGTGGTTACAGTTTCAAATTTTATCAAGAAGCAACTTGCAACAAAATACGGTTTTGATTCAGCTATTGTTATTCCAAATGCTTTTGATTTAAAACCAGTTTCAAAGTCTGAAACATTACCATTTGATTATTGTATTGCAGTCGGGAGATTGGTTTCGTTAAAGCAATTTGATAAATTGGTTGCAAGTTATTCCAATTCGATTTTACCACAAAAGAACATTCATTTGGTAATTTTAGGAGTAGGAGATGAGCAAGAACAAATTGAAAAGACAATTTTAGAAAATAAGGTAAGTGCGTTTGTTCATTTATTAGGATTCAAATCCAATGTTTCAGATTATATTTCAAATGCTAAATTCTTGGTTTTATCTAGTAAATATGAAGGTTTTCCAATGACAGTTTTAGAAGCGTTGAGTATAGGAACGCCTGTTATTTCATTTGATTGTGAAAGTGGTCCAAACGAAATGATTTTCAATAACGAAAACGGAATTTTAGTCGAGAATCAGAATTTTACTGAATTAACTCACAAAATGAATATATTTGTAGAAGACGAGGTTTTGTATCAAAACTGTAAATCTAATGCGGTTTCAAGTGTGGCAAAATTTAAGTCGAATGTAATTGTAAACCATTGGTTACAACTTTTAAATTATGGAAATTAA
- a CDS encoding glycosyltransferase family 2 protein, with amino-acid sequence MQNFPLVSVICLSYNHEAYVVEALNSVINQTYPNIELLIADDCSTDNSAIVIENWLKEHPNVQFLSNNTNLGSNKTFNQLAKIAKGEYIIDLAADDVLLSNCIEKQIATFQNSKYKNLGIVYGNLIEIDEDGAFLKNYYTEDEHPESGDIYKMVIGRTTKICSVSSMVKKSVFEQLGYYDETLAYEDLDLWIRASRVFEFEYIPDLLVKKRILTTSLSAYFTQKKNSRTKRLHESTLKILYKAFELNQSREEHKALLGRIRFEFYKFLKSRDVVLLAKLLILELKTRLKIVF; translated from the coding sequence ATGCAAAATTTTCCACTAGTTAGTGTCATTTGTTTATCTTACAATCACGAAGCTTATGTAGTGGAAGCCTTGAATTCGGTTATTAATCAAACGTATCCCAATATTGAATTGTTAATTGCAGATGATTGTAGTACGGATAATTCTGCAATAGTGATTGAGAATTGGTTAAAGGAGCATCCAAATGTTCAATTTTTATCTAATAATACGAATTTGGGAAGTAATAAAACGTTTAATCAATTGGCTAAAATTGCTAAAGGCGAATACATTATAGATTTGGCAGCCGATGATGTTTTACTTTCTAATTGCATTGAAAAACAAATTGCTACGTTTCAAAATTCAAAATATAAAAATCTAGGAATTGTCTATGGAAATTTGATTGAGATTGATGAAGATGGTGCATTTTTAAAGAATTATTACACGGAAGATGAACACCCTGAAAGTGGTGATATTTACAAGATGGTTATTGGAAGAACGACCAAAATTTGTTCGGTTTCTTCGATGGTAAAAAAATCAGTTTTTGAACAATTGGGTTATTATGATGAAACCTTAGCTTATGAAGATTTAGATTTATGGATCAGAGCTTCAAGAGTTTTTGAATTTGAATATATTCCTGATTTATTAGTAAAAAAGAGAATTCTAACTACTTCTCTAAGCGCTTATTTTACTCAAAAAAAGAATTCAAGAACAAAAAGACTTCACGAATCAACATTGAAAATTCTTTACAAAGCATTTGAATTGAACCAATCAAGAGAAGAACACAAAGCGTTGTTAGGAAGAATTCGATTTGAATTTTACAAATTTTTAAAATCGAGAGATGTTGTACTTTTAGCAAAGTTGCTTATCTTAGAACTAAAAACCCGATTAAAAATCGTTTTCTAA
- a CDS encoding oligosaccharide flippase family protein gives MQEKNFYSPIFKSTKIFGASHFVKIGTKIITNKIAAIYLGAVGIGIIGIVENLLSILFGIVNFGLTSSSVREIALLNKESEEVKNKEKRMISIIYYWSLFSGLLGAVFFGLISYSFFKNTYPSNSSYLWFVLVAFYFVFFALFSARMSILQGRREIKKMVKIQVIISFIQMFLAIGCYFFFKINGIAIAILISAIVSFLVVYFNTKNTIRFKKNNLTLKQVFFEGLPMVKLGIILSLGTLINQLAFYVIRLFLKDFLSIEALGVFQVSYTILIGYLGIIFIVMSNDFYPQLCNLESDKPTFEKYINDQTQFALFLVVPLVLLMYLLAPQLVVLLYSNSFLDVLLILKIALIGLIFKTIAWPIGFISLVKGNKKLFFKQNLLSDIVNVICSVVCTYYFGLKGLGFAFAIVFLVSLLYNFFTVTKNYSFSYSIETKRIIVLSMVIGAIALLSFNWFDFSYQNPIIWALFITSSVYAVLKLKNKIQS, from the coding sequence ATGCAAGAGAAAAATTTTTATAGTCCAATTTTTAAAAGCACAAAAATTTTTGGTGCTTCGCATTTTGTTAAAATTGGAACTAAAATTATCACTAATAAAATTGCAGCTATTTATTTAGGTGCTGTAGGAATTGGTATTATTGGTATAGTTGAAAATTTATTAAGCATACTTTTTGGAATTGTAAATTTTGGATTGACTTCAAGTAGTGTAAGAGAAATAGCTTTACTAAATAAAGAATCTGAAGAGGTAAAAAACAAAGAAAAGAGAATGATTAGCATCATTTATTATTGGTCTTTGTTTTCGGGTTTATTAGGTGCTGTTTTCTTTGGGTTAATTTCGTATTCTTTTTTCAAAAACACCTATCCTTCAAATAGTTCTTATTTGTGGTTTGTTTTAGTTGCCTTTTATTTTGTCTTTTTTGCTCTTTTTTCTGCTCGAATGTCCATTTTACAAGGAAGGCGAGAAATCAAAAAAATGGTTAAAATCCAGGTTATTATTTCCTTTATTCAAATGTTTTTGGCTATAGGTTGTTATTTCTTTTTTAAAATAAACGGAATTGCTATTGCCATATTAATTTCTGCAATTGTTTCATTTTTAGTAGTTTATTTCAATACAAAAAATACAATTCGTTTTAAAAAAAATAACCTAACATTAAAACAAGTCTTTTTTGAAGGATTGCCCATGGTGAAATTGGGAATAATTTTATCATTAGGAACTCTGATCAATCAATTAGCTTTTTACGTAATTCGTCTGTTTTTAAAAGATTTTTTATCAATTGAAGCTTTAGGGGTTTTTCAGGTGAGCTACACAATTTTAATTGGCTATTTGGGAATAATTTTCATTGTAATGTCAAATGATTTTTATCCTCAATTGTGTAATCTAGAAAGTGATAAACCAACATTTGAAAAATATATTAATGATCAAACGCAATTTGCTTTATTTTTAGTAGTACCTCTAGTGTTGTTGATGTATTTGCTTGCACCTCAATTAGTTGTTTTGTTGTATTCCAATTCGTTTTTAGATGTTTTATTAATTCTAAAAATCGCTTTAATAGGATTGATTTTTAAAACAATTGCTTGGCCAATTGGATTCATTTCATTGGTAAAAGGAAACAAGAAATTATTCTTCAAGCAAAACCTTTTAAGTGATATTGTAAATGTTATTTGCTCAGTAGTTTGTACGTATTATTTCGGTTTAAAAGGCTTAGGCTTTGCTTTTGCAATAGTATTTTTGGTTTCATTATTGTATAACTTTTTTACAGTTACTAAAAACTATAGTTTTTCCTATTCTATAGAAACAAAACGAATAATTGTGCTTTCAATGGTAATAGGAGCAATCGCTTTGCTTTCGTTTAATTGGTTTGATTTTTCTTATCAGAATCCAATAATTTGGGCGCTATTTATTACCTCTTCAGTGTATGCGGTACTTAAGTTGAAAAACAAAATCCAATCCTAA
- a CDS encoding DapH/DapD/GlmU-related protein — translation MSECQNVIGNPIKHQPLLLIGKGKISFGSNCKFGYKESPQFYATYTYVEARNPDAKIVFGNNNYFNNNCSIEAIHSIEFGNDVLVGVNCSFIDNDGHNLAVDKRKKGIPNSAPIKIGNNVFIGDNVTILKGVIIGDNAVIGNGSIVTKSIPSNVIAAGNPANVIKELQ, via the coding sequence TTGTCTGAATGTCAAAATGTTATCGGAAATCCTATTAAACATCAACCTTTACTCTTAATAGGTAAAGGAAAGATTTCTTTTGGCTCAAATTGTAAGTTTGGATATAAAGAATCACCCCAATTTTATGCTACATACACCTATGTTGAAGCTAGAAATCCTGATGCAAAAATTGTTTTTGGGAATAACAATTATTTTAACAATAACTGTTCAATTGAAGCAATTCATTCAATTGAATTTGGGAATGATGTCTTAGTGGGAGTAAATTGTTCATTTATTGATAATGATGGTCACAATTTAGCAGTGGATAAAAGAAAAAAGGGTATTCCAAATAGTGCTCCAATAAAAATAGGAAATAATGTTTTCATTGGAGATAATGTGACTATTTTAAAAGGAGTTATAATAGGTGATAATGCTGTAATTGGAAATGGAAGTATTGTAACAAAATCGATTCCTTCTAATGTTATAGCCGCTGGAAATCCGGCGAATGTTATAAAAGAATTACAATAA
- a CDS encoding DegT/DnrJ/EryC1/StrS family aminotransferase, protein MIHFLNLKKINQPFEFAFQDKMKQFLEGGWYILGNEVKQFEKDFASYCGSKYCIGVGNGLDALVLIFKAYIHLGKLQKGDEVIVPANTYIASILAVLQADLIPVLVEPRLETYNINPEEIEAKISSKTKAILPVHLYGQLCEMKAINEIAQKHNLLVIEDAAQSHGARFSVQCSLKSVQSELSDEAHPSPNTHHPTAYSFYPGKNLGALGDGGAITTNDDALAEVLFSLRNYGSKVKYENEILGVNSRLDELQAAFLNIKLKHLEAENEFRRRVAKQYLSEIKNDKITLPYWDLSNNHVFHLFVIRTSNRNHLQDYLKENGIETMIHYPIPPHKQKALSNWNNLSFPITEKIHDEVLSIPLNSGLTVSEIQHIITVLNKY, encoded by the coding sequence ATGATACATTTCCTCAATTTAAAAAAAATTAACCAACCTTTTGAATTTGCTTTTCAAGATAAGATGAAGCAATTTTTAGAGGGAGGTTGGTATATTTTAGGAAATGAAGTTAAGCAATTTGAAAAAGATTTTGCTTCTTATTGTGGTTCTAAATATTGTATTGGTGTTGGGAATGGATTAGATGCTTTAGTGCTCATTTTCAAAGCCTACATACATTTAGGGAAATTACAAAAAGGAGATGAAGTTATTGTTCCTGCTAACACTTATATTGCAAGTATTTTAGCAGTTTTGCAAGCAGATTTGATTCCTGTTTTAGTCGAACCTAGATTGGAAACGTACAACATTAATCCGGAAGAAATTGAAGCCAAAATATCTTCCAAAACCAAAGCTATTTTACCAGTTCATCTTTACGGTCAATTATGCGAAATGAAAGCTATAAACGAAATTGCTCAAAAACATAATTTACTAGTTATTGAAGATGCAGCGCAATCACATGGTGCAAGATTTAGTGTTCAGTGTTCATTAAAAAGTGTTCAGTCTGAGTTATCTGATGAGGCTCATCCATCACCCAACACCCATCACCCAACTGCCTATAGTTTTTATCCGGGTAAAAATTTAGGTGCTTTAGGTGATGGAGGTGCAATCACTACTAACGATGATGCATTGGCAGAAGTTTTGTTTTCTTTGCGAAATTATGGTTCGAAAGTAAAATATGAGAATGAAATTTTAGGTGTAAATTCTAGATTAGATGAGCTACAAGCGGCTTTTTTGAATATTAAGTTAAAGCATTTAGAAGCTGAAAATGAATTTCGAAGAAGAGTAGCAAAACAATATCTTTCTGAAATTAAAAATGATAAAATTACATTGCCTTATTGGGATTTGTCTAATAATCATGTGTTTCATTTGTTTGTCATTCGTACTTCAAACCGAAATCATTTACAAGATTATTTAAAAGAGAACGGAATTGAAACCATGATACATTATCCTATTCCACCTCACAAACAAAAAGCATTGTCTAATTGGAATAATTTATCTTTTCCAATCACTGAAAAAATTCATGATGAAGTGTTGAGTATTCCATTGAATTCGGGATTGACAGTTTCCGAAATTCAACATATCATAACTGTTTTAAATAAGTATTAA
- a CDS encoding GNAT family N-acetyltransferase, which produces MKNYQVKKYSSEFYFLWNEFVAKSKNATFLFHRDFMEYHQDRFEDFSLLVFDDSEQLIALLPANRQEDTLFSHQGLTYGGIILQEKTKLSDCIFIAKSIFEFLKTCGCNKMIFKEIPAIYHKMPSDELRYLMFLMRGNLIRRDVLTVLDMSSSFSFSRDRKNGIKRGIKNNLVVREEANFESFWTEILIPNLAEKHQAKPVHSLQEIQYLHSKFPENIRQFNVYQNDTIVAGTTIFESNFVAHSQYISGNSDKNELGSLDFLHDYLISNVFKNKKYFDFGISNENHGKNINEGLLYWKESFGAKSITQDFYELEINNYILLDNVLL; this is translated from the coding sequence TTGAAAAACTATCAAGTAAAAAAATACAGTTCGGAATTCTATTTTTTGTGGAATGAATTTGTAGCAAAATCTAAAAATGCTACTTTTTTATTTCACCGAGATTTTATGGAATATCATCAAGATCGTTTTGAAGATTTTTCTTTATTGGTTTTTGATGATTCGGAACAATTAATAGCATTATTGCCAGCAAATAGACAAGAAGATACTCTTTTTTCACATCAAGGATTGACTTATGGAGGTATAATTCTTCAAGAAAAAACAAAACTTTCTGATTGTATTTTCATCGCAAAGTCAATTTTTGAATTTTTGAAAACATGCGGTTGTAACAAGATGATTTTCAAAGAAATTCCTGCCATATATCATAAAATGCCATCCGATGAATTGCGTTATTTGATGTTTTTGATGAGGGGTAATTTGATCCGAAGAGATGTTTTGACGGTTTTGGATATGTCGTCTTCATTTTCTTTTTCACGAGATCGAAAAAACGGAATCAAACGAGGCATAAAAAATAATTTAGTAGTAAGAGAAGAAGCAAATTTTGAATCGTTTTGGACCGAAATTTTAATTCCTAATTTAGCTGAAAAACATCAAGCTAAACCTGTTCATTCATTACAAGAAATTCAATATTTGCATTCTAAATTTCCAGAAAATATAAGACAATTTAACGTGTATCAAAACGATACAATTGTTGCTGGAACCACTATTTTTGAATCCAATTTTGTAGCGCATTCGCAATATATTTCTGGTAATTCAGATAAAAACGAATTAGGAAGTTTAGATTTTTTACACGATTATTTAATTTCCAACGTTTTTAAAAACAAAAAATATTTCGATTTTGGAATTTCTAATGAAAATCACGGTAAAAATATCAATGAAGGGTTATTGTATTGGAAAGAAAGCTTTGGTGCAAAAAGTATAACCCAAGACTTTTACGAACTAGAAATTAATAATTACATCCTGTTAGATAACGTTTTATTATGA
- a CDS encoding gliding motility-associated C-terminal domain-containing protein has product MLKKLLSFFFLLQLFPVLLKAQDISLYTQINGRYDFTFIGNTLNPSENTNFSPTFLFTSSSATLNLSPDDRIERAYLYWAGSGPGDTNIKLNGVDFTPDILSNVVGTANNFTYFSAFKDITTFVQSTGNGVYTISDFDLNSYVSTYISNATHFAGWAILVVYENPNLTLNQLNIYQGLEALSPNRPLGIIDYMTIQLDNLYLISNTGAKIGFIAWEGDRFIQESERLSFSANGTTNILSNPLNPSNNAFNGTNTETNSSNLYNMDLDVYSIENYIVPGTTSATVSLQSGQDYVMLNTVVTKLNSQLPDATIVLENPIINCNSREITIDYIVSNFNSTEVLNAGTPITFYADAQPITTIFTQNIIPIGGSEIGTITLTIPNTIPLNFNLTANVDDSGNGTGIQPELIETNNSFQIAIELIVSPTFNNLEPLTTCNLGLTRGIFDFSNYSEIVKTDPSHIVTFHESYNDAVQNSNPITTISNYEAITTPKEIFVRIDNGCFSITSFLLLTENCPPTVYNAVSPNNDFSNDTFFIDGLRDVFVNFELLIYNRWGKHLWTGNNNKPDWDGYVEDGVGTTLAPDGTYYYILYLNDPNYPEPLTGYLYLNR; this is encoded by the coding sequence ATGTTAAAAAAATTACTTTCTTTCTTTTTTTTACTACAATTATTCCCTGTTTTATTAAAAGCTCAGGATATTTCATTATACACCCAAATCAATGGCCGTTATGATTTTACTTTCATTGGAAATACTCTAAATCCGTCTGAAAATACAAATTTTTCACCAACATTTTTATTTACCTCTTCCTCTGCTACTTTAAATCTTTCTCCTGATGATAGAATTGAAAGAGCTTATTTATATTGGGCTGGAAGTGGACCTGGTGACACCAATATAAAACTTAATGGTGTTGATTTTACTCCTGATATACTAAGTAATGTAGTAGGAACCGCTAATAATTTTACCTATTTCAGTGCTTTTAAAGATATCACAACTTTTGTACAATCTACTGGAAATGGTGTTTATACAATTTCCGATTTTGATTTAAACAGCTATGTTTCCACCTATATTTCAAACGCAACACATTTTGCAGGATGGGCCATATTAGTGGTTTACGAAAACCCTAATTTAACATTAAACCAATTAAACATTTATCAAGGATTAGAAGCATTATCTCCTAATCGCCCATTAGGTATTATTGATTACATGACAATACAACTTGATAATCTGTATTTAATTAGTAATACGGGTGCCAAAATAGGTTTCATTGCTTGGGAAGGCGACCGTTTTATTCAAGAAAGCGAGCGTTTGAGTTTTTCCGCAAATGGAACAACAAATATTCTTAGTAATCCATTAAACCCTAGTAACAATGCTTTTAATGGGACGAATACTGAGACGAATTCTTCCAATCTATACAACATGGATTTAGATGTGTATTCGATTGAAAATTATATTGTTCCAGGTACAACATCCGCAACGGTATCGTTACAATCAGGACAAGATTATGTGATGTTAAACACCGTTGTAACCAAACTTAACAGCCAACTTCCAGATGCTACAATTGTACTTGAAAATCCAATAATCAATTGTAATTCTAGAGAAATTACTATTGATTATATTGTGTCTAATTTTAATAGTACTGAAGTTTTAAATGCTGGCACTCCAATAACTTTTTATGCTGACGCTCAACCTATAACTACCATTTTTACGCAAAACATCATTCCGATTGGAGGAAGCGAAATTGGAACTATAACACTTACTATTCCAAATACAATTCCTTTAAATTTCAACTTAACCGCAAATGTTGATGATTCAGGAAATGGAACCGGAATTCAACCCGAATTAATCGAAACCAATAATTCATTCCAAATAGCAATAGAATTAATTGTATCTCCAACTTTTAACAATTTAGAGCCATTAACAACTTGTAATTTAGGGTTAACTCGCGGTATTTTTGATTTTTCAAACTATTCCGAAATTGTAAAAACAGACCCAAGTCATATCGTTACATTTCATGAAAGTTATAATGATGCTGTACAAAATAGCAATCCCATAACTACTATTTCAAATTACGAAGCCATTACAACACCAAAAGAAATTTTTGTACGAATAGATAATGGATGTTTCTCAATCACTTCTTTTTTGTTATTAACTGAAAATTGTCCTCCAACAGTTTATAATGCAGTTTCTCCTAATAATGACTTTTCAAATGACACTTTTTTTATTGATGGACTTCGAGATGTTTTTGTGAATTTTGAATTGTTGATTTACAATCGTTGGGGAAAACATTTATGGACAGGAAATAACAACAAACCTGATTGGGATGGGTATGTTGAAGATGGCGTTGGAACTACTTTAGCTCCTGATGGAACGTACTATTACATCCTTTATTTAAATGATCCAAATTATCCAGAACCGCTTACAGGTTATCTTTATTTAAACCGATAA